A portion of the Desulfopila inferna genome contains these proteins:
- a CDS encoding HlyD family secretion protein: MRFFKIFLISIVFAAGVAWLSYTFWHAYQPKPLQLQGQVEAQQYNISSKIAGRIDQVFVRKGDLIEKGQLVFTIFSPEIDAKLAQAVAGKDAADALAKEANTGARKQQIEAAREQWKQAKAAADLKEKTFHRIDSLYSDGVVAEQKRDEAYSQFQAARFAANSAYQMFKMAEEGARNEEIEAAEGKARMAAGAVAEAEVYAAETRIESWHGGEVSQVLLQSGELAPQGFPVVTILDMNDAWVVFHVREDRLAEFAKGTEFTASIPSLTNSSQRFRVSHVAVMGDFATWRATNSDKGFDMRSFEVEARPINPIEGLRAGMSVLVQK, encoded by the coding sequence ATGCGCTTTTTCAAAATATTTCTGATCTCCATAGTCTTCGCTGCCGGGGTTGCCTGGCTCAGTTACACCTTCTGGCACGCTTACCAGCCCAAGCCACTCCAATTGCAGGGCCAGGTAGAAGCACAGCAGTATAATATCAGCTCAAAAATAGCCGGTCGTATTGATCAGGTTTTTGTCCGAAAAGGAGATCTGATCGAAAAAGGTCAGCTTGTTTTTACCATCTTCAGTCCGGAAATTGACGCTAAACTGGCACAGGCCGTTGCCGGAAAGGATGCTGCTGATGCCCTTGCCAAAGAAGCAAATACAGGGGCAAGAAAACAGCAGATTGAAGCAGCTCGGGAGCAGTGGAAGCAGGCAAAAGCTGCCGCTGACCTCAAGGAAAAGACCTTCCACCGTATAGACAGTCTCTACAGCGATGGAGTTGTGGCCGAGCAGAAGCGGGATGAAGCGTATTCCCAATTCCAGGCTGCTCGATTTGCCGCCAATAGCGCCTACCAGATGTTCAAAATGGCGGAAGAGGGAGCCCGCAATGAGGAGATAGAGGCGGCAGAAGGCAAGGCGCGCATGGCTGCAGGTGCCGTGGCTGAGGCAGAGGTCTATGCAGCCGAGACACGTATCGAGAGCTGGCATGGAGGTGAGGTTTCCCAGGTTCTCCTTCAATCCGGTGAACTTGCTCCTCAGGGATTTCCCGTAGTCACCATATTAGATATGAATGATGCCTGGGTGGTTTTCCATGTTCGTGAAGATCGGCTTGCAGAATTTGCCAAAGGAACCGAATTCACTGCTTCAATTCCATCTCTTACCAACAGCAGCCAGCGTTTTAGGGTAAGCCACGTTGCCGTTATGGGAGATTTTGCGACCTGGCGTGCCACGAATAGTGACAAGGGGTTTGATATGCGAAGCTTCGAAGTTGAAGCCCGACCGATCAACCCAATAGAAGGCTTGCGGGCCGGGATGAGTGTTCTGGTCCAAAAATGA
- a CDS encoding ABC transporter permease, translated as MTVPSFASMVTREWRVLLHDPWLVSLVSWVPILLFFLMWAIFSQGIARDLPVGVVDLDKSQTSRALIRHYDASPALEITYDYLNIRQGVDDLRTGKIYGLVIIPDELEKRMIIGRPPQVSAFVNNQFLLIGKNVNSALLQAQGTFTAKVETVQKLAAGAQVFDMALSAAVPISTQATPLFNLNKNYAQFLVSAILPAVWQILMVAITVLSLAAEKRRMGFGIWLGAFPVRALLAKFLPLILLFWLHGLFFLWLMYIFLGWPMHGNGALLLLAQLLTVCASIGTGGLFFFLTQDAARGLSLAAAYAAPGLAFMGVTFPVTDMTLPARIWRNMLPISHYIEIQFGQVNYGAPLYTALPQLQQLLLFFIPLLLLFYKARKLGAIQNEHGVDQ; from the coding sequence ATGACGGTGCCATCCTTTGCATCCATGGTGACCCGGGAATGGAGGGTTCTGCTGCACGATCCCTGGCTGGTATCTCTGGTCAGCTGGGTCCCGATCCTGCTTTTTTTTCTCATGTGGGCTATTTTTTCACAGGGAATCGCCAGAGACCTTCCGGTCGGAGTGGTTGACCTCGACAAAAGCCAGACCTCCAGAGCTCTTATTCGCCATTACGATGCCAGTCCTGCCCTTGAAATAACATATGATTATCTCAATATACGACAGGGAGTGGATGACCTTCGTACTGGAAAAATCTATGGTTTGGTTATCATTCCTGATGAGCTTGAAAAGAGAATGATCATCGGTCGACCGCCACAGGTGAGCGCTTTTGTTAACAATCAATTTCTGCTGATCGGCAAGAATGTGAATTCGGCACTCCTTCAAGCCCAGGGTACTTTTACTGCCAAGGTTGAAACTGTTCAAAAGTTGGCAGCCGGGGCTCAGGTTTTCGATATGGCACTTTCAGCGGCTGTGCCAATTAGTACCCAGGCAACCCCCTTATTCAACCTCAATAAAAACTATGCGCAGTTTCTTGTTTCCGCAATACTGCCCGCGGTCTGGCAGATTCTGATGGTGGCGATAACGGTTCTCTCTCTTGCCGCTGAAAAGAGAAGAATGGGCTTCGGTATATGGTTGGGAGCTTTTCCGGTCAGAGCTTTACTGGCAAAATTTTTACCACTCATCCTTCTTTTTTGGCTGCACGGTCTGTTCTTTCTTTGGTTGATGTATATTTTTCTCGGCTGGCCTATGCATGGTAACGGGGCCTTGCTGCTTCTTGCCCAGCTTCTTACTGTTTGCGCCAGTATTGGCACGGGTGGCCTGTTCTTTTTTTTGACACAGGATGCGGCCAGGGGCCTCAGCCTTGCCGCAGCATATGCAGCGCCGGGGCTTGCCTTCATGGGAGTGACCTTCCCGGTTACTGATATGACTCTGCCGGCTAGAATATGGCGCAATATGCTGCCAATAAGTCACTATATAGAGATTCAATTCGGACAGGTAAATTATGGTGCGCCGCTGTACACAGCTCTGCCGCAGCTGCAGCAACTTTTACTATTTTTTATTCCGCTCTTGTTGCTCTTCTACAAAGCCAGGAAACTTGGCGCCATACAAAATGAGCATGGGGTCGATCAATGA
- a CDS encoding ABC transporter permease, producing MSWADICKNELRAVFTNQAILLTVFGGVLLYSFLYPLPYTKQIPRDQHVVVVNLDGSQLSRRLERMVDATPQVQLSSRAYSIEEAQQIFIDEKMAGILVIPENFYRDLLQGRRPTLSFAGDASYFLVYGTVLEGLASSGQTLAAKVKILRMVMSGQALALAAEHYSAVKLNSQPVFNPTMGYVNYVIPAVFILILHQTLIMGAGILGGGQNEQRLSVGKDYWLEADPWKLLLVRSSLFVAIYWLLCMYYFGFSFSFYNIPHLADFSELNLLILPFLLATTFLGISLGLLLPRRELATLLVLLSSMPLIFASGFIWPASAIPDQFTAVIQFIPVIPAIKAFIGLNQMGAEFSSILPLWKQLWLCAAIYGCIAWLLLRRKVFSCRFSSASLPSQPI from the coding sequence ATGAGCTGGGCGGATATCTGTAAAAATGAGTTGCGAGCTGTTTTCACCAATCAAGCTATCTTGCTCACTGTCTTCGGTGGGGTACTGCTCTATTCTTTTCTCTATCCGCTGCCCTACACCAAACAGATCCCAAGAGATCAGCACGTAGTCGTTGTCAATTTGGACGGCAGTCAGCTCAGTCGGCGGCTGGAAAGGATGGTGGATGCGACTCCACAGGTCCAGCTTAGTTCTCGGGCCTATAGCATCGAAGAAGCACAGCAGATTTTTATCGATGAGAAAATGGCCGGTATTCTCGTTATTCCTGAGAATTTTTATCGAGACCTGCTCCAGGGGCGGCGGCCCACCCTTTCCTTTGCCGGAGATGCCAGCTATTTCCTGGTTTACGGTACGGTATTGGAGGGACTCGCAAGCTCCGGTCAGACTCTGGCCGCAAAGGTCAAGATTTTACGGATGGTTATGTCGGGTCAGGCCCTGGCACTGGCAGCAGAGCATTACAGTGCTGTAAAACTCAATTCCCAACCGGTGTTTAATCCGACAATGGGTTACGTTAATTACGTAATTCCGGCCGTCTTTATACTCATCTTGCATCAGACCTTGATCATGGGCGCAGGGATCCTTGGTGGTGGACAGAATGAACAGCGTCTGTCGGTGGGAAAAGATTACTGGCTTGAAGCAGATCCATGGAAACTTCTGTTGGTGCGGAGTTCACTTTTTGTTGCCATCTACTGGTTGCTTTGCATGTATTATTTCGGTTTCAGCTTTTCATTTTACAACATTCCTCACCTTGCAGATTTTTCCGAGTTGAATCTACTTATTCTACCCTTCCTGCTGGCTACCACATTTCTAGGCATCAGCCTGGGACTGCTTTTGCCCCGGCGCGAGTTGGCAACCCTGCTGGTTCTCCTCAGTTCCATGCCGCTTATCTTTGCCTCCGGCTTTATCTGGCCGGCTTCTGCAATCCCCGATCAGTTTACCGCTGTTATACAATTTATTCCTGTTATTCCGGCTATCAAGGCTTTTATTGGTCTGAATCAGATGGGAGCCGAGTTTTCGTCGATTCTGCCACTCTGGAAACAACTCTGGTTATGTGCCGCCATCTATGGTTGCATCGCTTGGTTGCTCCTTCGCAGAAAAGTCTTCTCTTGCAGATTCTCCTCTGCCAGCCTTCCATCTCAACCTATTTAA
- a CDS encoding HAD family hydrolase — MSVRMLWLFFVLAVSSLSIHAQAADPLASWNDTAAKKNIITFVEKVASPNSSDFLPANERIAVFDNDGTLWSEQPMYFQLYFALDRIKELAPRHPEWKTQEPFASLLKGDVKAVLAGGKKTLLEIIMASHAGMTTTEFENIVKDWIETARHPKTERLYTEMVFQPMLELLAYLRDNDFKTFIVSGGGIEFMRPWTEKVYGIPPEQVVGSSIVTTFALRNDEPVLVRQAKVNFIDDKEGKPVGINIHIGRQPIAAFGNSDGDLQMIQWTTAGKGIRFGLLVHHTDAEREWAYDRESHIGQLNKALDEAETKGWTVVDMKQDWKVIYPSVK, encoded by the coding sequence ATGTCTGTTCGCATGTTATGGCTGTTCTTTGTGTTGGCTGTTTCTTCCTTGTCTATCCATGCTCAGGCAGCCGATCCTTTAGCATCATGGAATGATACCGCAGCGAAAAAAAACATCATCACCTTCGTCGAGAAGGTGGCAAGCCCAAACTCCTCGGATTTCCTGCCTGCAAACGAACGCATCGCCGTGTTTGATAACGACGGAACGCTGTGGTCGGAACAACCCATGTATTTCCAACTTTACTTCGCTCTTGACCGCATCAAAGAACTCGCTCCCCGCCATCCTGAGTGGAAAACCCAAGAGCCGTTCGCTTCTCTTCTTAAAGGAGATGTGAAAGCTGTCTTGGCCGGCGGCAAAAAGACACTGCTTGAAATTATTATGGCCAGCCATGCTGGTATGACGACGACCGAGTTTGAAAATATCGTCAAGGATTGGATCGAAACGGCACGACACCCCAAGACGGAACGTCTTTACACTGAGATGGTCTTTCAGCCGATGCTCGAATTGCTGGCTTATCTGCGTGACAACGATTTCAAGACGTTTATCGTCTCCGGCGGCGGCATTGAGTTCATGCGTCCGTGGACAGAAAAAGTATATGGCATTCCACCGGAGCAGGTGGTGGGCAGCAGCATAGTGACTACATTCGCATTACGGAATGACGAGCCGGTATTGGTACGGCAAGCGAAAGTGAATTTTATCGATGATAAGGAAGGGAAACCCGTTGGCATCAACATACACATCGGCCGTCAACCGATCGCGGCCTTCGGCAATTCCGACGGCGACCTGCAGATGATTCAGTGGACAACAGCCGGAAAAGGTATACGGTTCGGGCTGCTGGTTCACCACACCGATGCTGAACGGGAATGGGCCTATGACCGTGAATCTCATATAGGTCAACTCAACAAAGCGTTGGATGAAGCCGAAACAAAAGGATGGACCGTTGTCGACATGAAACAAGACTGGAAGGTTATCTATCCCAGCGTAAAATAG
- a CDS encoding arylsulfatase, whose protein sequence is MAAEKPNILVIWGDDIGIWNISHNNRGMMGYRTPNIDSIAQEGISFTDYYGQQSCTAGRAAFLNGSVPVRTGMTKVGMPKAEQGWQKTDVTFATVLKAQGYSTGQFGKNHQGDRDEHLPTMHGFDEFMGNLYHLNAEEEPENRDYPGDMKLANGKTFREYFGPRGVIKSKALADGTQEIEDTGPLTKKRMETIDEETLAAAKDFIKRKNESGEPWMCWWNATRMHFRTHVKEEHKNLAGPNSNEYHDGMVEHDMQVGELLGLLDELGVAENTIVLYSTDNGPHFNTWPDAGYTTFRNEKNSNWEGAYRVPAFVRWPGKFPSGVTVNGIVAHEDWLPTFAAAAGAPDIKEKLKAGVELNGRMYKNYIDGYNILDYLQKAGTFKTTVEDQQASPRKSFIYVNDGGEVSAIRVGDWKAVYLENRAHQLQVWREPFIKLRLPLVFNLRRDPFEKAQHNSNTYHDWVIDRAYILGPMQVVASQFLMTMKDYPPSQTPGDWSLGTLEAQIKSMTLGGK, encoded by the coding sequence ATGGCGGCAGAGAAACCCAACATTCTGGTTATATGGGGGGATGATATCGGCATATGGAACATCAGCCACAATAACCGCGGCATGATGGGATACCGCACACCCAATATCGACAGCATCGCCCAAGAAGGCATCAGCTTTACTGATTACTATGGTCAGCAGTCCTGTACGGCCGGCCGGGCGGCGTTCCTCAACGGCAGTGTGCCGGTGCGTACGGGTATGACAAAGGTTGGTATGCCCAAGGCGGAACAGGGATGGCAAAAGACTGACGTGACATTTGCCACCGTGCTCAAAGCCCAGGGGTACTCCACTGGGCAGTTCGGAAAGAATCACCAGGGAGACCGCGACGAGCATTTGCCGACAATGCACGGGTTTGACGAGTTCATGGGCAACCTCTACCATCTCAATGCCGAGGAAGAACCCGAAAATCGTGATTATCCCGGCGATATGAAGTTGGCCAACGGCAAGACATTTCGAGAGTATTTCGGGCCGCGAGGGGTAATCAAGTCCAAAGCCCTGGCCGACGGTACGCAGGAGATTGAGGATACCGGTCCGTTGACGAAAAAACGAATGGAGACGATCGATGAGGAGACTCTTGCCGCCGCTAAAGATTTTATCAAGCGGAAGAATGAGTCCGGCGAGCCGTGGATGTGTTGGTGGAATGCAACACGGATGCACTTTCGTACACACGTCAAAGAAGAACACAAGAACCTCGCCGGCCCCAATTCCAACGAATACCATGACGGCATGGTTGAGCATGACATGCAAGTAGGTGAACTACTTGGATTGTTAGACGAGTTGGGCGTTGCGGAGAATACGATCGTACTCTACTCGACCGATAATGGTCCGCACTTCAATACCTGGCCCGACGCCGGTTACACAACATTCCGCAACGAGAAAAATTCAAACTGGGAGGGTGCCTATCGCGTTCCGGCATTCGTCCGTTGGCCTGGTAAATTCCCCTCAGGTGTGACGGTCAACGGCATCGTTGCCCACGAGGACTGGTTGCCGACCTTTGCCGCAGCCGCGGGAGCGCCGGATATCAAGGAGAAACTGAAAGCTGGCGTCGAGTTGAACGGACGCATGTACAAGAACTACATCGACGGCTACAATATACTCGATTACCTGCAAAAAGCAGGTACTTTTAAGACAACTGTCGAGGACCAGCAGGCTTCTCCCCGTAAATCGTTCATCTATGTGAACGACGGGGGAGAGGTTAGTGCCATCCGCGTGGGCGACTGGAAAGCTGTCTATCTGGAAAATCGTGCCCATCAGCTGCAGGTCTGGCGTGAACCATTTATCAAACTGCGCCTTCCCCTGGTGTTTAACCTTAGGCGCGACCCTTTTGAAAAGGCACAACATAATTCGAACACCTATCACGACTGGGTAATCGACCGTGCTTATATCCTTGGTCCAATGCAGGTTGTTGCCAGTCAGTTCCTCATGACCATGAAGGATTATCCGCCGAGCCAGACACCTGGCGACTGGAGTTTGGGCACTCTTGAAGCGCAGATCAAAAGCATGACATTAGGCGGCAAATAA
- a CDS encoding cytochrome b N-terminal domain-containing protein: protein MKKTAQLPFSAFVFHMHPRTVNADTLRYTLSFGLGGMSATLVLVLFGTGLLQLLSYSPHSDSAYLSIQQMYNNGNPAGFIRNCHHWAGNLLVVIPFLHLLRVFLTGALTGPRRYNWLVGLSAFLLVLLANFTGYLMPWDQLAYWAVTIFTSMLSYIPLVGKNLMALLRGGEEVGAATLSTFYAVHVGFIPTLLLFLLVYHFWLIRKAGGLIRRAAGKVSEEKLQTIPHLLAREAATGFMLLALLFMFSAFVDAPLAEQANPGQSPNPAKAAWYFMGLQELLLHLHPVFAVCVVPSLMLGFLAVVPFRQEAILPPGVWFGGRKGRQVAAASSVAGAALVVLGVILDDMLFVGAGASQAKLLLYGVIPTVFFILVVVVHYYLLRLVWHCTKAEAMLGAVTLVLSAVTTLTVVGIWFRGPGMALVW, encoded by the coding sequence GTGAAAAAAACAGCTCAACTGCCGTTTTCCGCTTTTGTCTTTCACATGCACCCACGGACCGTGAATGCAGACACTCTGCGTTATACTCTGAGCTTCGGGCTTGGCGGGATGAGTGCGACACTGGTTCTTGTTCTTTTCGGAACAGGGCTCCTGCAACTGTTGAGCTACTCACCGCATTCCGATTCGGCCTACCTGTCAATCCAGCAGATGTACAATAATGGCAACCCGGCCGGGTTTATCAGGAATTGTCACCACTGGGCCGGAAATCTTCTCGTTGTGATCCCGTTTCTCCATTTGCTCAGGGTTTTCCTTACCGGTGCCCTGACGGGGCCGCGCCGGTATAACTGGCTGGTGGGACTGAGCGCCTTTCTTCTTGTTCTTCTGGCTAACTTTACCGGCTATCTCATGCCGTGGGACCAGCTGGCCTACTGGGCGGTGACGATATTCACCTCCATGCTTTCCTATATACCACTTGTCGGTAAAAACCTGATGGCTCTGTTGAGGGGAGGCGAGGAGGTGGGAGCTGCGACCCTGTCGACCTTTTATGCCGTCCACGTGGGCTTCATCCCGACGCTTCTGCTGTTCCTGCTTGTTTACCATTTCTGGCTCATCAGAAAAGCCGGCGGGCTTATCCGAAGAGCGGCAGGCAAGGTGTCGGAGGAGAAACTGCAGACCATACCACACCTGCTGGCCCGGGAAGCTGCCACCGGTTTCATGCTCCTGGCTCTGCTGTTTATGTTTTCAGCCTTCGTGGACGCGCCGCTGGCGGAGCAGGCCAATCCCGGCCAGAGCCCCAACCCGGCGAAGGCAGCCTGGTATTTCATGGGCCTCCAGGAACTTCTTCTTCACCTGCACCCGGTCTTTGCCGTGTGCGTGGTACCGTCGCTAATGCTTGGCTTCCTGGCGGTAGTGCCATTTCGTCAGGAGGCGATTCTACCTCCGGGGGTATGGTTCGGCGGCAGGAAAGGGCGCCAGGTTGCCGCTGCATCGAGTGTCGCCGGGGCGGCTCTGGTGGTACTCGGGGTAATACTTGACGATATGCTTTTTGTCGGCGCCGGGGCATCCCAGGCAAAATTGCTCCTGTATGGCGTGATTCCCACGGTTTTTTTTATCCTTGTTGTTGTGGTGCACTATTACCTGCTGCGTCTGGTCTGGCATTGTACAAAGGCAGAAGCGATGTTGGGAGCTGTGACTCTGGTCTTAAGCGCAGTCACCACCCTCACTGTAGTCGGGATCTGGTTTCGTGGGCCGGGAATGGCTCTTGTCTGGTAG
- a CDS encoding QcrA and Rieske domain-containing protein: MNEDNNHTQDEVPDTTSRRTLISRIWVFLAAVGILEIGWIAGSLLRARKDNPFRKKDADILIEAGSIDQFRPGDVKAVPQGKFYLVCLENGSFMAVSRTCTHLGCSVPWDEEKKQFVCPCHGSSFDRRGVVLTAPATRPLDYYPLRIENGRIKVNAATPLKREHFDPSQAMQS, translated from the coding sequence ATGAACGAAGACAATAACCACACACAAGACGAGGTACCGGACACTACCTCTCGCCGAACACTGATAAGCAGAATTTGGGTGTTTCTTGCGGCTGTCGGTATCCTGGAAATCGGCTGGATCGCCGGCTCACTTCTGCGAGCCAGGAAAGATAACCCTTTCCGGAAGAAAGACGCTGATATCTTAATTGAAGCCGGCAGCATCGACCAGTTCAGGCCTGGCGATGTCAAGGCCGTTCCCCAGGGCAAATTTTATCTGGTCTGCCTGGAAAACGGCAGCTTTATGGCTGTTTCCAGGACCTGTACCCATCTCGGTTGTTCTGTTCCGTGGGATGAGGAAAAGAAGCAGTTTGTCTGTCCCTGCCACGGTTCGAGTTTTGACCGGCGAGGGGTGGTATTGACTGCCCCTGCAACCCGGCCGCTAGATTACTATCCGTTGCGGATCGAAAACGGCAGGATAAAGGTCAATGCCGCGACCCCTTTGAAACGAGAGCACTTCGATCCCTCCCAGGCAATGCAATCCTGA
- a CDS encoding tetratricopeptide repeat protein: MSAEKKKKTSSSAGWHIAGLVAALICLLAPFVYLQRSEYDIQAVEQAAPTFAGSEKCASCHRAAYEKWQGSHHDLAMDVASEETVLGDFGDTIYSDPHNGVTSRFFREQGKFLVETEGPDGKLGTFPITHTFGVYPVQQYLVPFPGGRLQCLNIGWDSRDNRWYRMPPYEVKGPGDWLHWTNGGQTWNSMCAECHSTRLEKGYDMESQAYDTRWFEIHVGCEACHGPGSGHVEWAEIPGIARPEAANAKLQVETGNTNNRAQIAICAPCHARRYQLGDNEHSEGELLDKLIPSLLEEGLYFADGQILEEVYVYGSFTQSKMYRLGVSCSDCHDMHSLKLHGEGNTLCLQCHRAESYDTPAHHFHKREYQGKPSNGHLCVKCHLPGQVYMGTDYRPDHSLRIPRPDLSETIGVPNSCSAKDCHGDKSLAWVNEHFTKWYGSSRKPHYGEVFTLARSRQPEAREELMNIAEDGLLTPIVRATALSLLSSYPGEGTAAVFTRALDDDEALVRHTAIRHLNSLHGQAPTNLLVPKLYDEVKAVRIEAAIALARIPIESIRPEHRTTFAQVLEEYRQAMVYNSDFAPQRYNLGNLAALQGETDMAIERYRQAIQIDDQFYQAKVNLAMQLNSRGRNDEAADLFRQVVEAHPEMHQVSYSYGLLLAEMKQYREATRYLGKAADGMPENSRARYNQALAFLKLQQWEKGETALLKALEAEPANQEYFTTLVQLYLNFRMNDRARQLAEYILAKEPNHELAKQILETLRQIK, encoded by the coding sequence ATGAGCGCAGAGAAGAAGAAAAAGACCTCATCGTCTGCCGGGTGGCATATTGCCGGACTCGTTGCCGCCTTGATTTGCCTGCTGGCCCCCTTTGTCTATCTGCAGCGTTCGGAGTATGACATACAAGCAGTCGAACAAGCGGCTCCCACTTTTGCTGGGAGCGAGAAATGCGCTTCATGTCATAGGGCCGCCTATGAGAAGTGGCAAGGGTCCCATCACGATCTGGCCATGGATGTTGCCAGCGAAGAAACGGTATTGGGTGATTTCGGGGATACCATCTATTCCGACCCGCATAACGGCGTCACCAGCCGTTTTTTTCGAGAGCAGGGAAAGTTTTTGGTTGAAACAGAGGGACCGGACGGCAAGCTTGGCACGTTTCCCATAACCCATACATTCGGAGTCTATCCTGTCCAACAGTATCTTGTTCCTTTTCCGGGAGGACGGTTGCAGTGCCTGAACATCGGCTGGGATTCACGGGATAACAGGTGGTACAGGATGCCGCCCTACGAGGTTAAGGGCCCTGGTGACTGGCTCCACTGGACCAATGGAGGACAGACCTGGAACAGCATGTGTGCAGAATGTCACTCTACCCGACTCGAAAAAGGGTATGACATGGAGAGTCAAGCCTATGATACTCGATGGTTCGAGATTCATGTCGGCTGCGAGGCGTGTCATGGTCCCGGTTCCGGTCATGTCGAGTGGGCGGAAATACCAGGGATTGCCAGACCGGAAGCTGCCAACGCCAAGCTTCAGGTGGAAACCGGCAACACCAACAACCGGGCCCAGATTGCCATCTGTGCCCCCTGTCATGCCAGGAGATATCAGCTGGGCGACAACGAGCACAGTGAGGGCGAACTGCTTGATAAACTGATTCCTTCGCTGCTAGAAGAGGGCCTCTATTTTGCCGACGGTCAGATCCTCGAAGAAGTATATGTCTACGGTTCCTTCACCCAGTCTAAGATGTACCGGCTTGGTGTCAGCTGCAGTGACTGCCATGATATGCACAGCCTCAAACTTCACGGCGAGGGAAATACCCTCTGCCTCCAATGCCATCGGGCCGAGAGCTACGATACTCCGGCCCATCATTTTCACAAGCGCGAATACCAGGGAAAACCCAGCAATGGCCATCTCTGCGTCAAATGTCACCTGCCCGGGCAGGTCTATATGGGAACCGATTACCGTCCGGACCACAGTCTCAGGATTCCCAGACCGGACCTGAGCGAGACCATCGGTGTGCCAAATAGCTGTTCTGCCAAAGACTGCCATGGAGACAAAAGCCTCGCCTGGGTCAACGAGCATTTCACCAAATGGTATGGATCGTCAAGAAAACCCCATTATGGAGAGGTCTTCACGCTTGCCCGCAGCCGGCAACCGGAGGCCAGGGAAGAACTCATGAACATTGCCGAAGATGGGCTCCTGACCCCAATTGTCAGGGCAACAGCCCTATCTTTGCTGAGTAGCTATCCGGGAGAAGGAACCGCTGCAGTGTTTACCAGGGCGCTGGATGATGATGAAGCGCTTGTACGGCACACGGCAATCCGTCACCTGAATAGCCTGCACGGCCAGGCACCGACAAACTTGCTTGTGCCCAAGCTCTATGACGAGGTAAAGGCCGTGCGGATAGAGGCGGCCATTGCTCTGGCCCGGATCCCGATTGAATCCATCCGGCCTGAGCACAGGACGACGTTTGCGCAGGTGCTGGAGGAGTACCGCCAGGCCATGGTCTATAACAGCGATTTCGCCCCGCAGCGCTACAATCTCGGTAATTTGGCCGCCCTGCAGGGAGAAACGGATATGGCCATAGAACGATACAGGCAGGCCATACAGATCGACGATCAGTTCTACCAAGCCAAGGTCAATCTGGCTATGCAGCTGAACAGTCGGGGAAGAAATGATGAAGCAGCCGATCTTTTTCGGCAGGTGGTCGAAGCCCATCCTGAAATGCATCAGGTTTCCTATTCCTATGGCCTCCTCCTGGCGGAGATGAAACAGTATCGGGAGGCGACTCGATATCTCGGCAAGGCCGCCGACGGCATGCCGGAGAACAGCCGTGCCAGGTATAACCAAGCTCTGGCATTCCTCAAACTGCAGCAATGGGAAAAAGGTGAAACGGCACTTTTAAAGGCACTGGAAGCGGAACCCGCCAACCAGGAATACTTTACCACCCTGGTCCAGCTCTATTTAAACTTCAGAATGAATGACAGAGCGCGTCAACTCGCAGAGTATATACTTGCAAAAGAACCGAACCACGAACTGGCAAAACAGATCCTCGAAACTCTCCGTCAAATAAAGTAA